tcatttattagggagattttatgatattttgggATTGTGAATAGGCTTATCAAGGttcttaaagtgtttttaagatatttttaagatgaagaggttgaaatataggttttGGGTCCAAAAACTTGGACCCTGATTTCCAATCACCAGTAAAAAACTAGAGTTCAAGACGACATATCCTCTATtttctatgaaagaaaagatcacacaaaaaaataaaattaaactaagtATATAGACCTCAATTCTTAGGCTGAGATGTGCCCGATGGGTTGCTTTCTAGGTGTGACCTACTAGGCCCAAtatctcttggtttttttttaaaaaaaattaattaatataaaatttaattaaattctctctcatttttaaaataaaaatgttaattgttcgatttcaaaataaatttaatattctccctcttcaagagttaaaaaaaaaaaagattttaaaagacaTGTAAGGGTTATGACCCAGGTCATAGattgaatatattaattacCTGGGTCTATTCAAAATGTTATTgtcctagtatttttttttataaaaaaatattaggtcaatgttatttttaattatattgtttttggcAAATAAGGTTTTGGCTATGTCAAATAAGATAGTTGTGTTATACATGAGAACTCAAATTGACCTAAAATGTTGTCGTgttaatatttgtaaaaaaattaaaataacatctaGAATTCATTTTAATCAAACCAGGTTTTGCCAAAGTTGACTGAGTcgcaattaaatttataaaatcaactaGGTTATATTAAATGAACTTccacacaatttaatttgaaacctaAACTAAGTAAAGATCCAAGTCAAGCTTCCACGTAAACCCACCAAGTCAAGCAAGTTTCAATAACGTTGCCAAAGAATTTCACAGGACAAAGCATGAacgatatattaattttagatattttaacaCATTCACGTCAAAGTtatcaaaatgtttttgttttagtcAAAACTTGCTTTTATGCTCATGTTAAGATATTGTtcataaacaaatattataaaaagaaaggctgaaaaataaaattgaccaTGTTAATAAGATAAAGAGATTTTAGTATGTGTTTGGGAGTgtattaatagttattttttcaaaatattttttgtatagaaatacattaaaatagtatattttttatttaaaaaaaattatttttaacattaatacatcaaaacgatttaaaaacataaataaaaaaattaaatttaaaccaaatatttttttttttaaatttcatggaaCGTAGTTTAgtattcttattttaaaatgaccaagatttttttatgtttgttttgattacctttttatttttattgaataaatgatataaaaagtcaaaaagattctcttcttttcttttcttttcttttttagagataagagatattaataaaaataaaatgagttattctatcaatttaatttgtttgaatGAAGTTAGTACTCTtcttatctataaaaaaaaaatgtcgtaatataaacaaataaaaaaaaatatgtactatctttttaaaatttttattaatattaaatatataataattttttttgtttattttttttatccaacccACTTCAAGGCAtggattaattagttttttctttataaattgtttttttacttgaaaaaaattatcaatctaATACATTTTTAGATGaatttaatatgctaataataataataataattttaaaaaacatcatgcattaaaatttaaaacacaaactaAGTTGTCCAAGCTGAAATACCAGCTAGCTATGATAGAAGATGAAATATTGTCATTTACAAGCTTCAATAGGGATAGGGGATCGCAGacatagttatcaaacccgaCCTGGGGATTGACCCAGTCAAGGAGCCAAGTCCCGAGTTTCATGGGTCAAccaggaaaaattaaaaaaatatatttaaaattataatattttatatgagaaaattaagaaaaaattcatgTGAATGTAGactatacatattataaataataaagtttaaaaaaaatattttaaaaagttttgtattctacattgaaaaaacataacttttttcttatgaacatagagtattaaaaaaaaaactaaaagagatcaggaaaacactgtagattcTAAGTGGATTCATTGTGGATTCAAACAGTGTTTTTCATGGCGAGTTTGTTCAATTTCATGagaaattttgttctttttttttaattatttttatgtgtctcaatttttctttgattgtgtTCATCTCTGTTTTATTTGTTGGCGGTTTCTTGGATTCGTTAAGTGTGGGTTGTGGGGGATGAGATAGTTATTGGGGCTAGGATGGTTAGGTGAGGTTTGCAGGGGATGAGACTGATGTTGGGGTTGAGACTACAATCAAATGGCATAGGAATCATATTTACAAGACCAAAAGTAGCCTCTCCAAAATGAATCTGGAATCAATCAAGAACCAGCCGAGAACTtgcttaaaaaaagaacaaaaacatggGCACCAACCTAGAAAATCCAGCGTGATTTTGGGAGACATTTCTTTTAGATTGTATGGGTTCTCATTATGTGCATTAAATGTGACGCCcacttgataaaatttaattttgtattactAAAAAAGCTGGtggttttatttgtatttagtcGGGgattttgctttaatttttgttgttgagcAATTTGTGTACTATTGTAACCCTGGAGATTACTGGTTACTAGGCTTACCTAAATCAAGCTGCATTTCAGTTGAGTTTCAATCTATAAGAtcaatttgttatcttttgtcttctttatttttttttttcctatctctGTCACCCTACCCTTTAGAACAAAAAAAGTCATAAAGGCTAAAGGTAAAGAAAtcgattctctctctctcaaaattgACTCAATCTCACTTCTTTTTTGTTCTCACACACATGGCTTCTTTGTTGTAaaatattcttctttctttactcCCTAGAAGCATCCATTCACTTTGTCTATGTgcttaaacaaaaaaagcacACACACCAggcgctctctctctcttccattcacaaaaacaaattgatctttttgttatttctatTCAATTATTGTAAACTCCTTCCTGCATGAagaatttttcatgattttaattgaattcCCTTATGAGcatgcatatttatttattattgtgtaGTAGTTCTAGAATGGGTTCTTTACTGCCATCGTGAAGTTTGCTCCACATGCATGGCATGACTCTATTTCATCTGCGATGATTGTCGTCGTTGTATCTGCAAGACCAAGTCATGTGTTGTTTTTGTCGCCAAGGTTAGGCTTGCCTTTTCAAAttccatcttttattttttcgtgTTGAATGCTAATTCATTTGAATTTGATGATGGACATGATTAATCGCTAATCAATGAATCAAATTTGTTAGTTAGGTTATGctattttctttatctttgaatAAGCAAGTGCACAATTTGTTGACATCTCTATATTGCTTACCATTGATCTTGATTAATTCCATGTATATTTAACAATCCAAGcttaaattgattatttcttCTGCAATTCCTAACttggtttttatgaaaaacaatttgcataGTCAGACTTAGTAATCAGATTGAAGATTTTTGCAGCATAGCTATTGGGTCAGGGTGGAGAAATAAAAGTAGTGGCTTGAAAGTTATATTACATGGAGTTGTGTAAAAGTATGTATCATGATCGacaattatttatgattttttccatgTAACTTCATGAATTTAGTTGACAACAATATTGACTTTATTTTGTGCTCTTAAACCATGGTGTCAAAAGTAAAGAATGAACTATATGTACGACATGTGTGATCTATTACATTACTATTAATGTGTTACAGTTCAAGCTCATTGTAGGGAAGCTATTGTCTTGGATCATTAATTGTGCCTTTCTTTGATGTTACATGCCTAAATGTAATGACAGAGAagtcttttgttaattttgtttttctttctaatgcTGATGACtgttttttataatgtagatTATTGGGGCATCATCTCGGATGGCAAGTTTGTGGGCGTAAGCACTAAGCATTGACCTTCATGTTATGCTAAGAGGTGTGATTATTCAAGTGATCTGAATCAAAGCTAATCCATATGCATATCAAAGAGacttatgacttttttttaaccatGCACAAGATATCTTTCTTGGCTTTACTTTTGCCCTCAAGaaattatttcttgaattgGGATGGACCTCTTTCTCGCGGAGGTTGCAAGGAGGTTATTTTCTAGTCTTATATCCAGATGAATGAACCTATGTTATAGCAATATTTGATAACTGAAATCGTTTGAAGGATTTGTTGTTGCCACTGGCTGTTAGCTGAAGAAAAGTGTGAGAGggaaagattggatttttatgggttGTTGAGGGTTGTGTGCGtgcgtgagagagagagaggggggggggagagagagagagatctttGTTGATTGAAAAGAGAAGGGTCTAAGGTTTTTTCAACTTTTGCTTGCAGGGATCTTTAGACCAACAATATAGTTGCAGGGATCTGCACAAGTTGATTAGAAAGAAAACTTGGTAAGTGGTGTACATCATTCTATGTAACTAGCAATTTATTACGTGGTTAATCAGATTTTTTCCTTCATTCAACAATGAGAATGTGATCAATTAATTCTTGGACTTTTCAAGATTTTGATGGCTTCCTacctttgcctttttttttttttttttcaccattaAACAAGTAGTTTACATGATATACTATAGCTTTGGATAGGGCTGGTATAACTTGGTGGTTAGTTGGGTTGCAATCCTAACACAAAATCACTTTGAGTGTTTGCAACACCATCAACAATTAACGTTGGACCACATGGAATATATGGTCATTGATGGAAAATAGGTTGTAAAAAAAGTTTGGCAAGTACAATGCTATGTTATGcatctttttgttaaatcaaAGGTGGTGAGTGCATTGTTACAAGGGTGGCTTTCAAGGTTCTTATAGTTGGTCTTCCTATAATCAACACTATCACTATCACTGGCAATGAACTTCCAGTATGTTACAATGGTCCTATATATTGAAAGCCATGTAGGAAACAAGTCTGCATGCTCCTATGAACCTTTAATTTCTAACACAGCACAACCATTGAACTTTTTGGTCCAGAAATTTGAAAAGAACATATAGGTAAGATGTATGAATGCTCGTATTAGGTTGTGATTTCTAACACATAACAACCATTAAGCTTTTTGGATTAGAATTTCAATGAAGATCTTAAACATTCATAAGAATGTATATTTACCATTGTGGGTTGTATTGCTTGAAAGTAGAGAACAAGTTAggtgaaatttgaaaagaacaTATAGGTAAGATGTATGAATGCTCGTATTAGGTTGTGATTTCTAACACATAACAACCATTAAGCTTTTTGGATTAGAATTTCAATGAAGATCTTAAACATTCATAAGAATGTATATTTACCATTGTGGGTTGTATTGCTTGAAAGTAGAGAACAAGTTAGGTGGTTTATTTTTGCTTTGCCCTTTTTAATTCAAAGATTTATTTCCTTCTCTTCATGTTTTATTACTATTGATATTGGATTAGCCTTATCCTTCACTCCATTTATTTTTGCTCATCTCATTAATGTCCATGAATAAcatcaccttttttttatataggaaaaCTGAAACTCTAGAGAGGTTGCACCACcgctccaaaaaaaaatttgttgatgCAATTGTGGCCTTCATCAACTTTTTCACGGCTGTTATGTATATTCATTATGAAACTTCATGCCATGCTAGACTAACGTGCTTAATTGAGCAAGACAATTCAAATATGTAATTTGCTTTGAAGGGTTTGAAACAATTCATATTGCTACTTTGTTGTTTTGCATTATAGCCttgaacatgttaaaaaaaataataatgcattttgcttttattgtgtttatatAAACATAGAACTAATGTCTCAATCCGTTGCAACGCCCGCCCCCAACAAAGCACGggcaataaatttaatatatattaaaagatttcaaatctcatattgaaaaagtatatattttttttaaaatctcacattaaaaaaataatttttttattgaaaacatagtatatatactaaagggtttcaaattccatgttgaaaaaacaattttttttcttaggaataTAAAGTATCctttttaagttaaagtatttaaactacattaaaaaaacataatttttttcttgtgaacataaaatatatatataaaaagacttctaatctcacattgaaaaaataacttttttattggaaacataaaatatatatactaaaaaatttcaaatctcacattgaaaaaacataacttttttcttatgaccatagagtatatataccaaaaggcttcaaatcccgcattgaaaaaacaatttttttcttagaaacataaaatatatatattaataaacttcaaatcccacgttgaaaaaatattatgttatcattttaagttaaagtattcaaaccaaaaaacttttttatcccACGTCGACAAAACATAACTATTTTCTTATGAacataaaacatatatacaaaaaaactttaaatcccacattaaaaaaatatctttttcttgaaaacatagtatatatattaaaggattttaaaattccacattgaaaaaacaacttttttcttatgaacataGAATACATATATGAACgaatttcaaatctcacattaaaaaaataagatatttttttaatatttatatagtgaacttttaaaaatattaataaccaactaaaaaaatataaagaagaaaatagaagaaaaaccatatttgaaaaaaaaaaatcagatctcATCCGAGCTCGCCTGCGTCATAGGTTGACCTGCCAAGTTGATCAGGATTTGCCGAGTTGTTGCTCCAGCCAGttttttaacaaattcaaaCTGGTTCACCTACCGGATCGACCTGCTAGGCTAGGTTTAATAAATGTGCTCGCAGGTAAACATATCAGAAGATTGCATTGGCAACAAAGCTCAAACCTTATCGCGGCACCTGTTTCATTAGTAGGAAGTCTTAAATACATATGCTGCCATGACATTCAACAAGTTTATGCGACCAAGGTTTCCAGAAGTTCCATGAATTCGTCTGATTAGTTCTCTAAGGAAAGTTCACAAGAGAGATAATTCTTTCCCTCAAGATTTCTCCAATTTATCTCAACTAGTTTTCTTTGCTGTGTTCAATCTCATTAGAGGTAGCATACAACACCATTATAGACTAAGTCACGAGAAACAACACAAAACCCTCGTCAAAACGGATTAATTACAAATATCATGCTGTCTGCTAGCTTTTTTTTACCCAATTACCTTACTAATGCAGAGAATTCGATGCTCTTTCACACAACTGCTTTCATATTGCAGAAAATTCGATGGAGAATTATTGCAAATATTGGTGTTGATGGTCACACCTTTTTTATAATCTGCACGACATCTTCATCCTCCAGTTCATGTTCCTGAAatgcaaaaaatcatgaagaaatATTAGACAGCACATAAACATTAAGTGAAAAAATCCAACAGAATGGAGATGAATGAGGGgaacaaaagtaaaaataaaataaaaccaagtaTGCTGAATCAGGTTTCAGAATAAACCTTGCCAACCCTTTGCGGTTTGTGTTTCGCGCTTGACCCCCATACCAGAGCACTATATCATTCACCAAAAGTAAATTTTCATGAACAAGggttaattggaaaaaaaataacaaaaaataaaataaaattaaggagAAGATAAGAAGGATTCATAGGATATGTGAACCAGTCCTTTTCTGTTATGTATGCAAATGAAAAGGTATAAACTAATCAAACCCCATTTATAAATCGATTTTTACCAACAATATCTGCAAAGGATGTAATCGAATGAGGAAAGGGCCACCGGCAACTAAACTAGGGGGGTGGTTGACTGGGATAAATGACACTGTGAAGAGCACTATCCATGACACTCAAATGCTTCGATGTAGACATGCCAGCTagcagttttatttttatttcatgcaTGTCCAATACGACTATCATGATTTGATACACAGTCATAAGTCCCAACCATAACAAGGCCATATGAATGAAACTGCTTCTTGTATGCAAAAAGCTGGTGCTTTGAATTTTTCACAAACTACAACTTTCGAGATAACAGAAATTCAAGAGACACTCACTACTTGAATTGTTTCAACATGTCCTTGTGAATTCGTTCACAGAAGTCCTCAACTGTCCGCTTCTTCGATGACAATATCACAGGATCCTCATAGTCTGGATTCATCCCTTTTGGCTTTGTATATATGCGAGTTAAATTTAGATACTCCCACACTTTATCCAGCAAACCATCAAGGTTCCATTCCAGGTGAGCACTATAgcgtataaaaaaaaaacataaattatacaaaattaccaacaaaaataacaaacaatatGGACAGGAATTGTTTAACATGCAAAATGtgcaaatgaataaaataagcaTAAGGTCACCTAAAGTTACCAACATAAATCAGAGAAAATGCACACACAGGATATGAAGTCAAAGACCAGTGTGTAAGCTACATTACATGCTATACATAATAGTTCAGACCTTGCAGCAATTGCATTCAAGATAACAAGtcataagaaagaaagaaaatctttatcctcattaattttagagcttaccagttttgaaaattttcaatcaaaacaaaCTGCATGATGACCAGTTAAAACTAAATGGATTGTAGCCAGATATCCAATAAATTACAAGAGCAAAAAAGACAACAGCAGTTTAGATCAGCCTCTATGTACACAAAAAGCGAAAGAGGGAGGGGGGATGAAgttgctcaatgaaaacatgtaGATGAAGCAATGGCAACAGACACGACCAATCAACCAAGCCAAGCAACAATGGCTAGAGAAAGTTCATTCTCAGATTACACTTCCCAACACATCTATATTGATGTGCTTGGGTTCTCAATAGAAAAATCACGCCAGGGTTTAAAAATCCAGATAATTGAAAACAGATTCATGAGACTGATTTTCTTCACAtgtgaaattaaacaaaaaatggtATGGTAAGAGTTGGACCATATTTTTAACCATAAttctaataagaaaattcaagccAATAAAAAGTCACCTGACAGGGCAGTAGTGAGGAAGTTTGTCCAAAATCTCCAGCTCTTCAAGTGTAATCTGATCGATTTTGTTCACCACATAGATGCAAGGCATGTATATTCTACTCCCCTCAATGACATCTATGAGGTCATCAGCAGTTGCATCATACCTCAGAGTAATATCAGCATTGTGCATCCTGTATTCACTGCATATTGCCTTCACAGTATCAAGATCAAGGTGTGTGTTGGCAACTGTTGATGTAAAATTAATACCACCCTTATCTTTCTTTCTGAATGTCAGATTAGGCGGTTCCTTATTTAACCTGTTTCCAGAAAACATAGTGAATGATATATAGAATAACTAAACACTAAGAGTAGAATAAAAGGAGAACATGTAAGCCATGCCTACAACTATTGTATGTTTGCAATGTTGAAAGGTTGAATTTTGTGgaataaatatgtaaaaaaacaagtcaagtCATGAGgtataaacatcaaaataaacacATGGAACAACACAACAAAAGCTTCGAAATATTATATCAAGAAATGTGAGACCCTTcctcaatacacacacacagaaTAAAGTAGAAACTCAAAGAAAGTGTCTATCA
This Populus alba chromosome 7, ASM523922v2, whole genome shotgun sequence DNA region includes the following protein-coding sequences:
- the LOC118043602 gene encoding developmentally-regulated G-protein 3, coding for MATVMQKIKDIEDEMARTQKNKATAHHLGLLKAKLAKLRRELLEPSSKGGGGAGQGFDVTKSGDARVGLVGFPSVGKSTLLNKLTGTFSEVASYEFTTLTCIPGVIVYKGAKIQLLDLPGIIEGAKDGKGRGRQVISTARTCNCILIVLDAIKPITHKRLIEKELEGFGIRLNKEPPNLTFRKKDKGGINFTSTVANTHLDLDTVKAICSEYRMHNADITLRYDATADDLIDVIEGSRIYMPCIYVVNKIDQITLEELEILDKLPHYCPVSAHLEWNLDGLLDKVWEYLNLTRIYTKPKGMNPDYEDPVILSSKKRTVEDFCERIHKDMLKQFKYALVWGSSAKHKPQRVGKEHELEDEDVVQIIKKV